The Raphanus sativus cultivar WK10039 chromosome 6, ASM80110v3, whole genome shotgun sequence sequence TCGGATATCTATGTTTATGATGATATCCGTGTTCTCTCTCGTTTTGTATTGATCATAACTTTATGATTGGTATTTTCCCATTATTAATGTTTAACATATGGTAAAATTTGTACTTTTGGTTAGGTATTTTAATTAGATgtctgaaaaagacaaaaataaaatgacatgtatttagtgaaaataatattattttgatagtTGTGAAACACACGCGCCCTCAATTGTGCGAACGTAAAGGCGAAAACCTAAAACTCGGAGACTGAAATTCGACGCTTCCACCGGTGTTAGTCGTCGCCGGTGGGTCTTGCCATCTCGTGGTGACCTGtctatctctctctccttcCTCAGTCATGGATCCGTTGGATCGTTTTTCAGCTCCACAGTTGTCTCCTCCCTTTAAGAATCCGTCTCTCACTTCGGAAGTAGTTACAGTTCCTCTCTCTACGTCGTCTCCGTCAACTCTTCTCTCTTCATCGTCGGAATTAGCCGTGAGTTCTCCGTCTACGATTCTGGAAGGTCCCAATGGTACGGTTCCTTGCGATTCTAATTGTGTCAACGGTTTGGGTCCTCGCGGAAGTGATGTAGTGACCTGTGACACTCAATCCCTTCCTGATACTGGTGTTATCGCCTCTGTTTCTCTCGACTCTGATGTAAGTGCAGCAATGGAAAATGATTCTACGGTCTTCACTAATGTTATTGCTCCTCCGGATCCTGTGAGTTTTGTTCCATCCTTGGGTTCATGGGCTAAACCACTTTTCTTCAAGCCCCCTGCTACCCCACCAGAACCAAGCACTCCGTCTGGCTACGACCCTGCTATTGTTGGGAACCAGTTAGCGGCTATGTGGCCATCGCTTAATGACAAGATTTTGAACAAGCCATTGAAGGGCAGGCAACAATCCCGTTCTCTGCAGCCTCCGATAGAGAAGCTACCACCTCCTGAACTCAAAGCTGATGGAACCCTGAGATTTCCGTGGGCTGCAAGATTAAATTCTCAATCGCGTAATCTCTATCGGGCAGCTACACCAACTTACAGGCTTGATGGAACACCAGAGGTATCTATTCCTTCTAAAGTGCTTAGGCTAGGACCTGAGAATAAGGATGAATATATCATAGGAAAGTTTCATAGGTGTTCTTTACCTCCAGGCGGGCTTATACATGCTGTAGTAAA is a genomic window containing:
- the LOC108806284 gene encoding uncharacterized protein LOC108806284, encoding MDPLDRFSAPQLSPPFKNPSLTSEVVTVPLSTSSPSTLLSSSSELAVSSPSTILEGPNGTVPCDSNCVNGLGPRGSDVVTCDTQSLPDTGVIASVSLDSDVSAAMENDSTVFTNVIAPPDPVSFVPSLGSWAKPLFFKPPATPPEPSTPSGYDPAIVGNQLAAMWPSLNDKILNKPLKGRQQSRSLQPPIEKLPPPELKADGTLRFPWAARLNSQSRNLYRAATPTYRLDGTPEVSIPSKVLRLGPENKDEYIIGKFHRCSLPPGGLIHAVVNKIWGRSCKITCKKVGDSSYMFHIPHQPTRQWIIQRGVWHIDDCLLFVLPWIPEGSFKVPEIYTLPVWVILKNIPDCCYSRLGISHVASGLGEPILTHKPRLDFTSMGEAKVLVEMELDKAFPKLIALDDKQGSIFLVNVEYTWIPSTCERCGNLGHKAKRCLLPSKPLHDTNLQQKEKDEINGEVPVVDIDLIMQQRENDTSSSEAPSHNNPLINGTASTAVSVHDIPLVKESEVPSVVAAAEKSQSLQTDLVKRWMKLNWSIGALSA